One part of the Leptolyngbya sp. FACHB-261 genome encodes these proteins:
- a CDS encoding Uma2 family endonuclease: MLLNEAGYLTGAPELVVEVLPPGVDNEQRDRDLKLRLYSARGVQKY, translated from the coding sequence ATGTTGCTGAATGAGGCAGGGTACTTAACTGGAGCACCCGAACTGGTCGTGGAAGTCTTACCACCCGGTGTGGATAACGAGCAGCGTGATCGAGACTTGAAACTCAGGCTCTACTCAGCCCGAGGCGTACAAAAATACTAG
- a CDS encoding SGNH/GDSL hydrolase family protein produces MLNVFKIIAAYRAANRVLDTEDSVTDALLAHFQPPELQQKHCTFDSIYVFGDSLSDIGNTFDLTQEALGQGLPPAPPYFRGRFSNGPVWVEYLARLLKLSSEDHINFAVSGATTGRTNIFIPNNPANLLGLQQQLDSFTASFKATEQQANAKALYTIWAGANDYLNSNLDNSPANPPANPQINLQANSMTPVENLANGVKALADVGAKQIMVANLPDLGDFPGLSRDSQRTANLNTLTQAHNSGLATALQALSQSVEPDVNIISFDVNSLFKQVVAEPSRFGFTDVINTELDQLAQFQGYTDTFFFWDIIHPTTTAHLILAKAAFSLLSPTTRLTERLTG; encoded by the coding sequence ATGCTCAACGTCTTCAAGATTATTGCTGCCTATCGAGCGGCTAATCGTGTCTTAGATACAGAAGATTCAGTAACCGATGCACTTCTCGCGCACTTTCAGCCTCCTGAATTACAGCAGAAACACTGTACATTCGATAGTATCTACGTATTCGGTGACAGCCTCTCAGATATTGGCAACACCTTCGACCTCACTCAGGAGGCTTTAGGACAGGGACTTCCGCCAGCACCTCCCTATTTCCGAGGGCGCTTTTCCAATGGTCCAGTTTGGGTAGAGTATCTGGCTCGGCTGCTCAAACTCTCCTCAGAAGATCACATTAACTTTGCGGTGTCAGGAGCAACAACGGGCAGAACCAACATCTTTATCCCTAATAATCCAGCCAATTTACTAGGACTGCAACAACAGCTCGATAGCTTTACCGCATCCTTTAAGGCAACTGAGCAGCAGGCTAACGCCAAGGCACTTTATACTATTTGGGCAGGGGCTAATGATTACTTGAATTCCAACCTAGACAATTCTCCAGCCAACCCCCCAGCCAATCCTCAGATCAATCTGCAAGCCAATTCCATGACCCCGGTCGAGAATCTAGCCAACGGTGTCAAAGCTCTGGCTGATGTTGGTGCCAAGCAGATTATGGTGGCCAACTTGCCTGATTTAGGCGATTTTCCGGGTTTATCTAGAGACAGCCAACGAACTGCTAACCTCAATACATTGACGCAGGCCCACAATTCTGGTTTAGCAACAGCCCTTCAGGCCTTGAGCCAGTCTGTTGAGCCTGACGTGAATATTATTTCTTTCGATGTCAATTCTCTGTTTAAACAAGTTGTTGCCGAGCCCTCGAGATTCGGCTTTACAGACGTAATCAATACTGAACTCGATCAGCTAGCCCAATTTCAGGGTTACACGGATACATTTTTCTTCTGGGATATTATTCATCCTACAACCACTGCTCATTTAATCTTGGCCAAGGCGGCCTTTTCTTTGCTTTCGCCAACAACACGCTTAACCGAACGCTTAACCGGATAA
- the dnaG gene encoding DNA primase: MDIPRLHPSTIDEVRTRTDIVDVVSDHVVLRKQGKSYLGSCPFHDDSSPSFNVSPGRQFFKCFGCGQAGDVFTFLMELNKRSFTEVVLDLAQRYSVPVRTLEPEKRQELQRQISLREQLYEILASTANFYEHALGLPQGEAALTYLKEGRQLSETTIRQFKLGYAPGGWATLYGFLVEQRRYPPELVEQAGLILPRKEGRGYYDRFRDRLMIPICDVRGRVVGFGGRSLGDEQPKYLNSPETELFNKGALLFGLDQAHEAIRRADQALVVEGYFDVIALHQVGITHAVASMGTALSAAQVRSLLRYTDSKQVVFNFDADQAGATAAERAIAEVRELAARGEVQLRILAMPEGKDPDEYLRAHSPEQYRELLSAAPLWLDWQIDQILEDKDLRQADQLQTASQDLVKLLSGLPNAIVRTHYTHECAQRLSLGNSRMAIQLEEELREAVRGNRWHGRSRRWQAPIATSRLEVAESQLLQLYLHFPQYRSVVEELLAERDLDFMSHYRFLWQQIQKVDTETDLIEVIQIQLAEEPDRLNQVMRLFWLDENARIALMRAPLVLKASIAYMEQVICDKRHYYFMDLWEKTDVQRYPELGYFYQDKIYAEKRRIQELEEQRRITYADLLQNPLWEDFGREDNPLN, translated from the coding sequence ATGGACATCCCCCGTCTGCACCCATCCACGATTGACGAAGTCCGCACACGGACTGACATCGTGGATGTGGTGTCAGACCATGTGGTGCTGCGCAAGCAGGGCAAAAGCTATCTCGGCTCCTGCCCTTTCCACGATGACAGCTCCCCCAGCTTCAACGTCAGTCCAGGACGGCAGTTCTTTAAGTGCTTCGGTTGCGGTCAGGCCGGCGATGTATTCACCTTTTTAATGGAGCTGAATAAGCGTTCCTTTACTGAGGTGGTGCTAGACCTGGCTCAGCGCTACAGCGTGCCTGTCCGGACTCTAGAACCAGAGAAACGGCAGGAACTCCAGCGGCAAATCTCGCTGCGGGAGCAACTGTACGAGATCTTGGCCAGCACCGCTAATTTCTATGAACATGCCCTGGGGCTACCCCAGGGGGAAGCTGCTCTGACCTATTTAAAAGAGGGCCGACAGCTAAGTGAGACCACAATTCGCCAGTTCAAGCTGGGCTACGCACCAGGAGGCTGGGCTACGCTCTACGGCTTTTTGGTTGAGCAACGGCGTTATCCGCCGGAGTTAGTTGAGCAAGCGGGGCTAATTCTGCCGCGCAAAGAAGGTCGGGGCTACTACGACCGCTTCCGTGACCGTTTGATGATTCCGATCTGCGATGTACGCGGGCGAGTCGTGGGTTTCGGGGGTCGGTCTCTGGGCGATGAGCAGCCCAAGTATCTCAATTCGCCGGAGACTGAACTGTTCAATAAAGGAGCCTTACTCTTCGGTTTGGATCAGGCGCATGAGGCGATTCGTCGAGCTGACCAGGCACTGGTTGTGGAAGGCTACTTCGATGTGATCGCCTTGCACCAGGTTGGAATTACCCATGCAGTTGCCAGCATGGGTACCGCCCTCAGTGCTGCTCAGGTTCGCTCTTTGCTGCGCTACACCGACTCGAAACAGGTGGTGTTCAACTTCGATGCTGACCAGGCAGGAGCAACTGCGGCAGAGCGAGCCATTGCAGAAGTGCGGGAACTGGCAGCGCGGGGCGAGGTTCAACTGCGGATTCTGGCGATGCCAGAGGGCAAAGACCCCGATGAATATCTGCGAGCCCATAGCCCTGAACAGTATCGAGAGCTATTGAGCGCTGCGCCCCTGTGGTTGGACTGGCAAATCGACCAGATTTTAGAGGACAAGGACTTACGACAGGCGGACCAACTCCAGACTGCTAGCCAAGACCTAGTCAAGTTACTCAGTGGCTTGCCCAATGCCATTGTTCGGACCCACTACACCCATGAGTGCGCCCAGCGCTTGAGTTTGGGCAATTCGCGCATGGCAATTCAGCTGGAAGAAGAACTGCGCGAAGCAGTACGCGGCAACCGCTGGCATGGTCGTTCCCGTCGCTGGCAGGCGCCAATTGCCACCTCGCGGCTCGAAGTGGCTGAGTCGCAGCTTCTGCAGCTTTATCTGCACTTTCCTCAGTACCGCTCTGTGGTTGAGGAACTACTAGCGGAGCGAGACCTAGACTTCATGTCGCACTACCGTTTTCTCTGGCAGCAAATTCAGAAGGTTGATACTGAGACTGACCTGATTGAAGTCATCCAGATCCAGCTGGCTGAGGAGCCGGACCGGCTCAACCAAGTCATGCGCTTATTCTGGCTAGATGAAAATGCTCGCATTGCCTTAATGCGAGCTCCGCTGGTATTGAAGGCGTCAATTGCTTATATGGAGCAAGTAATTTGTGACAAGCGCCACTACTACTTTATGGATCTCTGGGAGAAGACTGACGTTCAGCGTTATCCAGAGTTGGGCTATTTTTACCAAGACAAGATTTATGCTGAGAAGCGCCGGATTCAAGAGCTAGAAGAGCAGCGCCGTATTACCTATGCTGACCTACTTCAGAACCCACTCTGGGAAGATTTTGGTCGGGAAGATAACCCTTTAAATTAA
- a CDS encoding heme oxygenase (biliverdin-producing) produces the protein MSNDLLTKPQDGVYEEVGLATKLREGTKKAHTMAENVGFVKCFLKGVVEKESYRKLLGNFYFIYSALEEEFERHRRHPVLKALYLPELWRKESLEQDMAYYFGPNWRNTIAPSPVGKEYVECIRHLSNTDPDLLVAHSYTRYLGDLSGGQILKNIAIRAMGLEGSQGTAFYEFAEIPDAKAFKTAYREALDQLPVSSEKADAIVAEANAAFKLNMRLFNELEGNLIKAIGVMLFNSLTRRRGAGSTELTPAAE, from the coding sequence ATGAGTAACGATTTATTAACGAAACCTCAGGATGGGGTTTACGAGGAAGTTGGCCTCGCGACCAAGTTACGTGAGGGCACCAAGAAAGCCCACACAATGGCAGAGAATGTCGGCTTCGTGAAGTGCTTCCTCAAAGGGGTCGTAGAGAAAGAGTCCTACCGCAAGCTGCTGGGCAACTTTTACTTTATTTATTCGGCGCTTGAAGAAGAATTTGAGCGTCACCGTCGCCATCCTGTGCTCAAGGCGTTGTACCTGCCCGAACTGTGGCGGAAGGAAAGCCTGGAGCAGGATATGGCCTACTACTTTGGCCCGAACTGGCGCAACACGATTGCACCCTCGCCTGTGGGTAAGGAGTATGTGGAGTGCATTCGCCACCTCTCTAACACCGATCCTGACTTGCTCGTGGCTCACTCCTACACCCGCTATTTGGGTGACTTATCGGGCGGGCAAATTCTCAAGAACATCGCGATCCGGGCGATGGGCTTAGAGGGTAGCCAAGGCACAGCCTTCTATGAGTTTGCTGAGATCCCCGATGCCAAGGCATTCAAGACAGCCTACCGGGAAGCTTTAGACCAACTGCCTGTTAGCTCCGAGAAAGCTGACGCCATCGTGGCCGAAGCCAATGCCGCCTTCAAGCTGAATATGCGCTTGTTCAACGAATTGGAAGGCAACCTGATCAAAGCAATCGGCGTGATGCTCTTCAACTCGCTCACCCGGCGTCGTGGTGCTGGCAGCACCGAACTAACTCCCGCAGCGGAGTAG
- a CDS encoding glycine betaine ABC transporter substrate-binding protein, giving the protein MKLARGFLVPLLALVTAVTVIACSSGGSTGGASPEAGSSSGAAASGPVRVASKDFTEQFILGEMYALVLENSGLQVERKLNLGGTPVAQKALESEQIDLYPEYTGTGLLTILKLPVESDPKQVFDTVAKNYQEKFNLVWLDPAPMNNTQALAMTQEGSQKYGIRTISDMAAKASELTMIGPPEFEAREDGLPGLQKAYGDFKLKAYKGIDPGLRYQGLVDGQADVAVAFGTDGEISAFNLVTLEDDKKLFPPYQVAPVVRQAALEANPGIRDALNALAPKLTDDTMRRLNYEVSGKQREPAEVAKEFLTQEGLLKTS; this is encoded by the coding sequence ATGAAACTGGCTCGTGGCTTCCTAGTCCCGCTGCTGGCTCTGGTCACTGCGGTCACCGTCATCGCCTGTAGCAGTGGTGGCAGTACCGGTGGGGCCAGTCCTGAAGCAGGCTCTAGCTCGGGAGCTGCGGCTTCCGGCCCTGTTCGCGTCGCCTCAAAAGACTTCACCGAGCAATTCATTCTGGGCGAAATGTATGCCCTGGTTCTAGAGAACAGCGGCCTACAAGTAGAGCGCAAGCTCAATTTAGGGGGCACCCCTGTCGCTCAAAAAGCCCTAGAAAGTGAGCAGATCGATCTCTATCCGGAGTACACCGGCACGGGCTTGCTGACTATCCTTAAACTGCCGGTTGAGAGTGACCCTAAGCAGGTTTTTGATACGGTTGCCAAGAACTACCAAGAAAAATTCAACCTGGTCTGGCTCGACCCAGCGCCCATGAACAACACTCAAGCGCTGGCCATGACTCAGGAGGGCTCTCAGAAGTACGGCATTAGGACCATCTCCGACATGGCAGCCAAAGCGAGCGAGCTAACCATGATTGGACCGCCAGAGTTCGAGGCTCGCGAAGATGGCCTACCTGGTTTGCAAAAAGCTTACGGTGACTTTAAGCTCAAGGCCTATAAAGGCATCGATCCAGGCCTGCGTTACCAGGGTCTGGTGGATGGTCAGGCAGATGTCGCTGTGGCCTTCGGGACCGACGGAGAGATCAGCGCCTTCAATCTAGTGACGCTCGAAGACGACAAAAAGCTCTTTCCGCCCTATCAAGTTGCACCGGTCGTGCGTCAGGCGGCTCTGGAGGCAAATCCCGGCATTCGTGACGCTCTCAACGCTTTGGCGCCTAAACTTACCGATGACACGATGCGCCGTCTCAACTACGAGGTGAGTGGCAAGCAGCGCGAGCCAGCCGAGGTGGCCAAAGAATTTCTGACCCAAGAGGGCCTGCTCAAAACCTCGTGA
- a CDS encoding PhnD/SsuA/transferrin family substrate-binding protein: protein MPKQLTLTSFLAPNMLWIYEAVGAYLSRALGVEIHTRQSAYDPLEDPAVLEDRLELAFLCGLPLVRRNWVQPSQLVPLVAPVMQAPRYAGQPAYYADLIVHRDNPATVLAELAGQRLCYNDLGSNSGYNLLRYRLLQAAHTQSFFSQVLASGSHQCSIQWIAQGQADCAAIDSTVLEQAGRDAPELVSQLRVLESLGPCPMPPVVAAQHLGAPLLEQIRSALLVANQDLQLQQVLQQGGIQTYVAVQPEDYTPIGLMHQAAIEAGYETIR, encoded by the coding sequence GTGCCGAAGCAACTCACGCTAACCTCCTTTCTGGCTCCCAATATGCTTTGGATCTACGAAGCTGTGGGAGCCTATTTATCACGAGCTTTGGGGGTTGAAATCCATACCCGCCAGAGCGCCTATGACCCCCTTGAAGACCCAGCCGTTTTAGAAGATCGGCTGGAACTTGCCTTTCTGTGTGGCTTGCCGCTGGTGCGACGCAATTGGGTCCAACCCAGCCAACTGGTTCCCTTAGTAGCACCGGTCATGCAAGCACCCCGCTACGCAGGTCAGCCCGCTTACTATGCGGACCTGATTGTTCACCGCGATAACCCTGCAACCGTTCTGGCTGAGCTGGCAGGTCAACGGCTGTGCTACAACGATTTGGGTTCTAACAGCGGTTACAACTTGCTGCGCTATCGCCTGTTGCAAGCAGCGCACACTCAAAGCTTCTTCTCACAAGTTCTGGCTTCAGGCTCCCATCAATGCTCGATTCAGTGGATCGCTCAGGGCCAAGCTGATTGTGCAGCTATCGATAGCACGGTGCTCGAACAAGCTGGGCGCGACGCCCCTGAGCTAGTCAGCCAGCTCCGCGTGCTTGAATCCTTAGGTCCCTGCCCGATGCCGCCTGTAGTCGCTGCTCAGCATCTAGGTGCCCCCCTACTCGAACAAATCCGCTCAGCACTACTGGTTGCAAACCAGGATCTTCAGTTGCAGCAGGTGCTTCAGCAAGGTGGCATCCAAACCTATGTCGCCGTACAACCGGAAGACTATACCCCTATCGGTTTGATGCACCAAGCTGCAATCGAGGCTGGTTACGAGACTATTCGTTAA
- a CDS encoding class II aldolase/adducin family protein, with the protein MTNRWRSSWSNKNQRPGRPSPVGRPSQLESSNFAAAEWQAVSTALQRLIDAEVLSPSGHGNLSTRLGDNPSSLLLKDLASADLAALTLTGQVEQGYLSAETQQIVPMHTVVYELRPEVGAVLHTHSPYVTVFALAQKPLPCYYESLLHYGQVQDIPVAAWGPRGSAASVEAIRVAIRQHPNTQAVLLANHGVLVFGPDPLSAANLLIAIEEAAAATLRATALGGALAFPEGAFTQIQASTELVAISQ; encoded by the coding sequence ATGACCAACCGTTGGCGTAGCAGTTGGAGTAACAAAAATCAGCGGCCAGGCCGGCCAAGCCCAGTCGGCAGACCAAGTCAGCTTGAGAGTTCCAACTTTGCTGCGGCGGAGTGGCAAGCAGTTAGCACAGCGCTTCAACGTCTTATTGACGCTGAAGTCTTGTCTCCTAGCGGACATGGCAACCTGAGCACCCGGCTGGGCGATAACCCATCCAGTCTGCTACTCAAAGATTTGGCCAGTGCTGATCTGGCAGCATTAACGCTGACTGGCCAGGTTGAGCAGGGCTATCTCTCAGCCGAAACCCAACAGATCGTGCCGATGCACACGGTTGTATATGAGCTACGTCCTGAGGTGGGAGCCGTGCTGCATACGCATTCCCCCTATGTCACTGTCTTTGCCTTGGCGCAGAAACCCTTGCCCTGCTACTACGAATCCCTACTGCATTACGGTCAGGTTCAAGATATTCCAGTTGCAGCCTGGGGTCCACGCGGTTCAGCGGCTTCGGTCGAAGCAATCCGGGTAGCCATCCGACAGCACCCCAATACCCAGGCAGTATTGCTCGCCAATCATGGTGTTTTGGTTTTTGGCCCAGATCCGCTCAGTGCAGCAAACCTACTGATCGCAATTGAAGAGGCAGCTGCCGCAACCCTAAGGGCAACAGCATTGGGAGGAGCGTTAGCCTTCCCAGAAGGGGCTTTTACTCAGATCCAGGCGAGTACGGAGCTAGTCGCCATCAGCCAGTAA
- a CDS encoding ABC transporter ATP-binding protein, producing the protein MSDIRFDQVSLRFPGAPRPAVDQCSLEVEAGRFVVILGPSGCGKTTLLKMVNRLYEPTSGKITIDGTDIRQLKVTALRRQIGYVIQQSGLFPHMTVAQNVAVVPKLLGWERSRVQPRIDELLELVDLPPQEYRNRYPAQLSGGQQQRVGLARALAGDPSVLLMDEPFGAIDAITRTTLQDEILRLQRQLQKTILFVSHDVEEALRLADRLLILQRGQIVQYDTPFNILTRPANAFVRELVGADDMVRQLSLLRVETAMKSIPQGYTPNGEPTIAQHENLRQALSLLLQTGAPALTVLDNRGAVGLLTLEHIRDSASLGANV; encoded by the coding sequence GTGAGCGACATCCGTTTTGATCAGGTATCCCTGCGATTCCCAGGTGCGCCTCGCCCAGCAGTCGATCAGTGCAGTCTCGAAGTCGAGGCTGGCAGGTTCGTGGTGATTTTGGGGCCGTCAGGCTGCGGCAAAACCACTTTGCTCAAGATGGTGAATCGTCTATACGAGCCCACCTCCGGCAAAATCACCATCGACGGCACTGACATCCGGCAACTCAAGGTGACGGCTCTCCGGCGGCAGATCGGTTACGTGATTCAGCAATCTGGTCTGTTTCCGCACATGACCGTGGCGCAGAACGTTGCGGTTGTCCCTAAGCTATTGGGCTGGGAGCGCTCACGCGTGCAACCGCGCATTGATGAATTGCTCGAATTGGTGGACTTACCGCCGCAGGAATATCGGAATCGTTATCCAGCTCAGCTCTCGGGCGGCCAGCAGCAACGGGTTGGCTTAGCTCGGGCTTTAGCTGGAGACCCAAGTGTGCTTTTGATGGACGAACCGTTTGGTGCCATCGATGCCATTACCCGAACCACCCTGCAAGACGAGATTTTGCGGCTACAGCGCCAGCTTCAGAAAACGATTTTGTTTGTCTCCCACGACGTTGAAGAGGCTTTGCGGCTGGCGGATCGGCTCCTGATCCTGCAACGCGGCCAGATTGTGCAGTATGATACGCCCTTTAATATTTTGACGCGGCCAGCCAATGCCTTTGTACGGGAACTGGTAGGAGCTGACGACATGGTGCGCCAGCTGAGTCTGCTGCGGGTTGAAACTGCTATGAAAAGTATTCCACAAGGTTACACACCCAATGGAGAACCCACGATTGCGCAGCATGAGAATTTGCGCCAAGCTCTGTCCCTACTGTTGCAAACGGGCGCACCAGCGCTGACCGTATTAGATAACCGAGGGGCAGTGGGTTTGCTCACTCTGGAGCATATTCGCGACTCTGCCAGCCTAGGAGCGAACGTGTGA
- a CDS encoding ABC transporter permease subunit: protein MSYIFKNPGIVAGLLLQHLQMVSLALLVAVLIALPLSLLITRYRWLGVPVMGVLGTLYTVPSLALIILLVPFFGLNASSVIVAMVLYTQVILVRNFVVGLQSIPPAVLEAARGMGMDWWQRWCQVQIPLALPIFLAGLRLAAIVAIAIATIGAKFGAGGLGVLLFDGIAQVGRYDKIWAGSLTVAALALVINGVLLTLERISSPATRIRRSTPRQPNLSEPSLNLEP from the coding sequence GTGAGCTACATCTTCAAAAATCCTGGCATTGTCGCCGGCTTGCTGCTTCAGCATTTACAAATGGTTAGCTTGGCGCTTCTGGTTGCAGTGTTGATTGCCCTGCCCTTGTCCCTGTTGATCACGCGTTATCGCTGGTTGGGTGTACCGGTGATGGGGGTGCTAGGTACCCTCTACACGGTGCCCAGTTTGGCGCTAATTATTCTACTGGTGCCTTTTTTTGGCCTAAACGCCAGTTCAGTGATCGTGGCCATGGTTTTGTACACGCAGGTGATCTTGGTACGCAACTTTGTAGTGGGATTGCAGTCGATTCCGCCAGCAGTTTTAGAAGCAGCCCGGGGCATGGGTATGGATTGGTGGCAGCGTTGGTGCCAAGTGCAAATCCCGTTAGCGCTGCCAATTTTTCTAGCTGGTTTACGCCTAGCAGCGATTGTTGCCATTGCCATTGCCACCATTGGCGCCAAGTTTGGGGCAGGTGGTTTAGGGGTCTTGCTATTTGACGGCATTGCCCAGGTCGGGCGTTACGACAAAATTTGGGCAGGCTCACTCACGGTCGCAGCCTTGGCTCTGGTGATTAACGGGGTGCTGCTGACCCTAGAGCGAATCTCAAGCCCGGCTACCCGGATCCGCCGTTCAACCCCTCGGCAGCCGAATTTGTCTGAGCCCTCGCTCAATTTGGAGCCCTAG
- a CDS encoding alpha/beta fold hydrolase has product MQNWWQTTFPQGLQKVSIQTADGKTLKLAFGEKGQGRPLVLVHGVGSWSYSWRHLIDPLAQQFRVICLDARGYGFSDKPPDPDPPGHQIGDLAQAIRALCPEPAAIMAESLGALVSLAVAQTQPDLVARLVLINVPIFPVELPSLGMRLLADLPLTWVRAVDQARLAYWLAPLVRSIVWLGRQEVVADPSEVSEDEVYWLAYPYVEFPNAITKFAENLQQLAREIRALHQGQPSLLQPIQAQLASVHCPTLILWSEQDRWFPVAHGEQLRAQLPNARLEILANCGHSAAAGCPAAVSAAAVPFLQDFAC; this is encoded by the coding sequence ATGCAAAATTGGTGGCAGACGACGTTCCCTCAGGGGCTGCAAAAAGTAAGCATCCAAACCGCTGATGGTAAGACTCTCAAACTAGCCTTCGGTGAAAAGGGTCAGGGACGGCCACTAGTGCTCGTGCATGGAGTTGGCAGTTGGAGTTACAGTTGGCGGCACCTGATTGATCCCCTCGCGCAACAATTTCGGGTGATTTGCCTGGATGCTCGGGGTTACGGCTTTTCCGACAAGCCCCCCGACCCCGACCCACCGGGTCATCAAATTGGCGATTTGGCCCAAGCGATTCGCGCTTTGTGTCCAGAACCAGCAGCGATTATGGCTGAGTCTTTGGGGGCATTAGTCAGTCTGGCTGTGGCTCAAACTCAACCAGACTTAGTGGCTCGCTTGGTGCTGATCAACGTGCCGATTTTCCCAGTGGAACTGCCCAGCCTGGGAATGCGTTTACTAGCTGATTTGCCCTTAACTTGGGTACGGGCAGTGGATCAGGCTCGGCTGGCCTACTGGCTGGCACCCCTGGTGCGCAGTATTGTGTGGCTAGGGCGGCAGGAAGTCGTCGCAGACCCCAGTGAGGTCAGTGAGGATGAGGTGTACTGGCTGGCCTACCCTTACGTGGAATTTCCCAACGCCATCACTAAATTTGCTGAAAATCTCCAGCAGCTCGCCCGCGAAATTCGCGCCCTTCATCAGGGTCAGCCCAGTCTGCTGCAACCGATTCAAGCGCAACTGGCTAGCGTCCACTGCCCAACGCTGATTCTGTGGAGCGAACAGGATCGTTGGTTTCCTGTCGCCCACGGTGAGCAGCTCCGTGCGCAACTGCCCAACGCTCGGCTGGAAATTTTGGCCAACTGTGGTCACAGCGCAGCGGCAGGCTGTCCAGCAGCAGTTAGTGCCGCAGCTGTACCATTTCTGCAAGATTTCGCCTGTTAA
- a CDS encoding ABC transporter permease, whose translation MNVLSQAYTYAADNSDQLITALGQHLMLVAIPLAIGLVVGLPLGLLSARSRAASTVLMNTFNSLRVIPSLAILFLAIPYFGLSFESAAIALTLLVMPPILISTDVGFRGIDPAIREAAFGMGMTSGQVLRQIEIPLALPVIVAGIKTATIEVIASATLAAFIGGGGLGSFITLGFALYDNAVLLVGAIPVAILALIAELSLSSLQRAVQPPTSRA comes from the coding sequence ATGAACGTTTTGAGCCAAGCCTATACCTACGCAGCTGACAATTCAGACCAACTCATTACGGCGCTAGGCCAGCACCTCATGTTGGTGGCAATTCCTTTGGCAATTGGCTTGGTGGTGGGATTACCTCTGGGCCTGTTGAGTGCCCGCTCACGGGCGGCCTCTACTGTCCTAATGAACACATTTAATTCCCTGCGGGTGATCCCTAGTCTGGCAATTCTGTTTCTGGCGATTCCCTACTTTGGTTTGAGTTTTGAATCAGCTGCAATCGCTCTGACCCTGCTGGTGATGCCGCCAATTCTAATCAGCACTGATGTTGGCTTTCGAGGCATTGATCCCGCCATTCGGGAAGCCGCCTTCGGTATGGGGATGACCTCTGGGCAAGTCCTGCGTCAAATCGAGATTCCCTTAGCCCTGCCCGTGATTGTTGCTGGCATCAAAACCGCGACAATTGAGGTAATTGCCAGCGCAACTCTCGCTGCCTTCATCGGTGGCGGTGGTTTGGGCAGCTTCATTACCCTGGGTTTTGCCCTGTATGACAATGCAGTGTTATTAGTTGGCGCGATCCCAGTGGCGATTCTAGCGCTGATCGCCGAGCTGAGTCTGAGCAGCCTGCAACGGGCAGTGCAGCCACCGACCAGCAGAGCCTAA
- a CDS encoding cyclopropane-fatty-acyl-phospholipid synthase family protein, whose translation MKSAKGFGQTPHQPATSLAPYVRTLPIVVDAMLALAQVTAEDLVYDLGCGDGRIVITAAEQWGARGLGVDLDPERIREAKQRAKQAGIEHLVRFKQQNLLNLKLSPATVVALYLLPGSNLRLRDKLRSELAPGSRIVTHSFDMGDWPPSQVTQVSDVINTYPIYLWQL comes from the coding sequence TTGAAGTCAGCGAAGGGATTTGGCCAAACGCCGCACCAGCCAGCCACTAGCCTTGCGCCCTATGTCCGTACCCTGCCGATTGTGGTAGACGCGATGCTGGCTCTAGCCCAGGTTACTGCTGAGGATTTAGTGTACGACCTCGGCTGTGGCGACGGGCGTATCGTAATTACCGCCGCTGAACAATGGGGAGCGCGGGGGCTAGGGGTTGATCTTGATCCCGAGCGTATCCGCGAGGCCAAGCAACGGGCTAAACAGGCAGGGATCGAGCATCTCGTGCGCTTTAAACAGCAAAACTTGCTTAATCTGAAGTTGTCGCCTGCTACCGTCGTAGCGCTCTATTTACTGCCAGGATCCAACCTACGCTTGCGGGATAAACTGCGTTCAGAACTGGCGCCGGGCTCACGCATTGTCACGCATTCTTTTGATATGGGTGACTGGCCGCCCAGCCAAGTCACTCAGGTTTCTGATGTGATCAATACCTATCCGATCTACTTATGGCAGCTATAA